The DNA region CGGACCTGCGCATCGACACCTACCGCTCCTCCGGTGCCGGTGGTCAGCACGTAAACACCACCGACTCGGCCGTCCGTATTACGCACGTACCGACCAACACCGTGGTCAGCTGCCAGAACGAACGCTCCCAGCACGCCAACAAAGACACCGCGATGAAAATGTTGCGGGCGCGCTTGTACGAGCAGGAAGTGCAGAAACGCAACGCCGCCTCCCAGGCACTGGAAGACACCAAGTCGGACATCGGCTGGGGTCACCAGATTCGCTCTTACGTGCTCGATGCGTCGCGAATCAAGGATTTGCGCACTAACATCGAACGCAGTGACTGCGACAAGGTGCTCGACGGCGACATCGACGAATACCTGGTGGCCAGCCTGAAACAAGGCCTGTAAACCACCAGTCAAGACCTCAAGTCCCCTGCCACCGGTGGGGGCAACGAACCTGTGATGGAATTTTTAAAGACATGAGCGACCTAGAACTCGACCCGCAAGCCCTGCAACAGGAAGAAAACTCCCTGATCGCCCTGCGCAAGGAAAAGCTGGCTGCCGAGCGCGCCAAGGGCAATGCCTTCCCGAACGACTTCCGCCGCGACAACTACTGCGAAGACTTGCAGAAGCAGTACGCGGACAAGACCAAGGAAGAGCTGGCAGAGGCTGCGATCCCGGTCAAGGTTGCCGGTCGCATCATGCTCAACCGTGGCTCGTTCATGGTGATCCAGGACATGACCGGTCGCATTCAGGTCTACGTCAACCGTAAAACCCTGTCCGAAGAAACCCTGGCCTCGGTGAAAACCTGGGACATGGGCGACATCATTGCTGCCGAAGGCACCCTGGCGCGTTCCGGCAAGGGCGACCTGTACGTTGAAATGACCACCGTGCGCCTGCTGACCAAGTCGCTGCGCCCGCTGCCGGACAAACACCACGGCCTGACCGACACCGAACAGCGCTATCGTCAGCGTTACGTTGACCTGATCGTCAACGAAGAAGTGCGCCAGACCTTCCGCGTGCGTTCGCAAGTGATTGCGCACATCCGCAGCTTCCTGATGCAGCGTGACTTCCTGGAAGTGGAAACGCCGATGCTGCAAACCATTCCGGGTGGCGCGGCAGCCAAGCCGTTCGAGACTCACCACAACGCGCTGGACATGGAAATGTTCCTGCGTATCGCGCCGGAGCTGTACCTCAAGCGTCTGGTAGTCGGTGGTTTTGAAAAAGTGTTCGAGATCAACCGCAACTTCCGTAACGAAGGCGTTTCGACCCGTCACAACCCTGAATTCACCATGTTGGAGTTCTACCAGGCTTACGCCGACTACGAAGACAACATGGACCTGACCGAAGAACTGTTCCGCGAACTGGCACAGCTGGTTCTGGGCAGCACCGACGTACCTTACGGCGACAAAGTGTTCCACTTCGGCGAACCGTTCGTGCGTCTTTCGGTGTTCGACTCGATCCTCAAGTACAACCCTGAGCTGACCGCTGACGACCTGACCGACATCGACAAGGCCCGTGCTATCGCCAAGAAGGCCGGTGCCAAAGTGCTGGGCTTCGAAGGTCTGGGCAAATTGCAGGTGATGATTTTCGAAGAGCTGGTCGAGCATAAGCTGGAGCAGCCGCACTTCATCACTCAGTACCCGTTCGAAGTGTCGCCGCTGGCCCGTCGTAACGACGAGAACCCGAATGTCACCGACCGTTTTGAGCTGTTCATCGGTGGCCGCGAAATCGCCAACGCCTACTCCGAGTTGAACGACGCGGAAGACCAGGCCGAGCGCTTCATGGCTCAGGTGGCCGACAAGGACGCCGGCGACGATGAAGCCATGCATTACGACGCCGACTTCGTTCGCGCGCTGGAGTACGGGATGCCGCCAACGGCCGGTGAAGGTATCGGCATCGACCGTCTGGTGATGCTGCTGACCAACTCCCCGTCGATCCGCGACGTGATCCTGTTCCCGCACATGCGGCCACAAGCGTAAGTGTTTCAATAAAAAAGCCGCCTAAAACAGGCGGCTTTTTATTGCCTGTCTGGTACAAACGTATCAATTGGTTACTTTTGAAGTAAGAGAGGAATACCTGTCGTGAACCGTGCAATTGCTCAAGAGGGTGCAGCGGACGTCGCCACTGCGGTCGCTGAAAGTGTTCAGTACCAGGGTCGCAAGGCCAGCCGACAGGGCAGTGAGCAGCGTCGACAGGACATTCTCGATGCGGCGATGCGCATTGTCGTGCGCGATGGCGTGCGGGCCGTGCGTCACCGTGCGGTGGCCGCCGAGGCTGGTGTGCCGCTGTCGGCCACCACTTACTATTTCAAGGACATCGATGACCTGCTCACCGATACCTTTGCCCAATACGTGGAACGCAGCGCGGCGTTCATGGCCAAGTTGTGGGCCAGCAACGAAGGCCTGCTGCGCGAGATGGTTGCTTATGGCGATGGCAGCCCCGAGTCCCGTTCACAGCTGGCTGACGATATCGCACGGCTGACCGCCGATTACGTGCAGCGCCAATTGCACAACCGTCGGGAACACTTGATGGCCGAGCAGGCGTTCCGCCAGGAGGCCCTGTTGAACCCGCGTTTGGCGGAGTTGGTGCGCTCGCATCAGCAAATTCTTCTGCAAGGCACCTGCCATTTTTTCGAGGTGTTGGGTTCCCGCGAGCCACAACAGGATGCCAAAGTGTTGACGGCGATTATCGGACGGATGGAATATCAGGGCCTGCTCAACGACGCCGAGCCTGTCGCCGAAGCCGAAATGCTCGGCATCCTCACGCGGTATATGCACCTGGTATTGGCGTCGGTGTAACCCTGTCCCCAGTAGGAGCTGCCGAAGGCTGCGATCTTTTGATCTTGATCTCTTGATACCGCAGCGAAGCAGGATCAAAAGATCGCAGCCTTCGGCAGCTCCTACAGGTCCGCGTGTGTTCATAGGGAGTTGTTGAATGAAAGCCTGGCGTGTCGTTGTGATCGCCTTGTCGTTCCTGCTGCTCAGCGGCTGTCTGGTGACCTTCAAGGAGCCGCTGCCCTCGAGCGAGCCCGCGCCTAAAGGGTTGCTCGGCAAATGGACCAGCACCAACGCCTGGGGCGAGCCGCTGAATCTGGAGCTGACGCGCCTGGGCGACAATCACTATCAGGCCGTCAGCTACTTCAAGGCTAAGCCCAAGGAGCGTGAAGCCTATCCCTTCACGGTGACCCGCCATGGCAGTCGCTGGTACCTGTCGGCCAGGGTGCCGGCGCAATTCGGTGGGCATTTCACTCTCTTGGGTTTTGAACTCACCGATAAGCATGAGCTGGT from Pseudomonas sp. ACM7 includes:
- the lysS gene encoding lysine--tRNA ligase, with the protein product MSDLELDPQALQQEENSLIALRKEKLAAERAKGNAFPNDFRRDNYCEDLQKQYADKTKEELAEAAIPVKVAGRIMLNRGSFMVIQDMTGRIQVYVNRKTLSEETLASVKTWDMGDIIAAEGTLARSGKGDLYVEMTTVRLLTKSLRPLPDKHHGLTDTEQRYRQRYVDLIVNEEVRQTFRVRSQVIAHIRSFLMQRDFLEVETPMLQTIPGGAAAKPFETHHNALDMEMFLRIAPELYLKRLVVGGFEKVFEINRNFRNEGVSTRHNPEFTMLEFYQAYADYEDNMDLTEELFRELAQLVLGSTDVPYGDKVFHFGEPFVRLSVFDSILKYNPELTADDLTDIDKARAIAKKAGAKVLGFEGLGKLQVMIFEELVEHKLEQPHFITQYPFEVSPLARRNDENPNVTDRFELFIGGREIANAYSELNDAEDQAERFMAQVADKDAGDDEAMHYDADFVRALEYGMPPTAGEGIGIDRLVMLLTNSPSIRDVILFPHMRPQA
- a CDS encoding TetR/AcrR family transcriptional regulator; the protein is MNRAIAQEGAADVATAVAESVQYQGRKASRQGSEQRRQDILDAAMRIVVRDGVRAVRHRAVAAEAGVPLSATTYYFKDIDDLLTDTFAQYVERSAAFMAKLWASNEGLLREMVAYGDGSPESRSQLADDIARLTADYVQRQLHNRREHLMAEQAFRQEALLNPRLAELVRSHQQILLQGTCHFFEVLGSREPQQDAKVLTAIIGRMEYQGLLNDAEPVAEAEMLGILTRYMHLVLASV